One genomic region from Lates calcarifer isolate ASB-BC8 linkage group LG10, TLL_Latcal_v3, whole genome shotgun sequence encodes:
- the tnnt2d gene encoding troponin T2d, cardiac yields MSDTEEVMEEEVQEEEAQEEATDESKPKPKFMTNITAPKIPDGEKVDFDDIHRKRQEKDLSELQSLIEAHFIQRKKEEEELIALVNRIEKRRAERAEQQRIRAEREKERQARLAEEKERKEQEEQRKKQDEDAKKKKALSNMTQQYSAGQKSDNRRGGKKQTEREKKKKILAERRKPLNVDHLNEDKLKEKANELWQWLMGLEAEKFDLSEKLKRQKYDINQLLARVQDHQNAKGRGKGKMGGRLR; encoded by the exons ATGTCTGACACAGAGGAAGTCATGGAGGAGGAAGTTCA ggAGGAAGAAG CACAAGAGGAGGCAACAG ATGAGTCGAAGCCCAAGCCCAA GTTCATGACGAATATAACCGCCCCAAAGATCCCTGATGGAGAGAAAGTGGACTTTGAT GACATCCACAGGAAGCGTCAGGAGAAAGatctgtctgagctgcagtctCTGATCGAGGCTCACTTCAtccagaggaagaaggaggaagaggagctcaTCGCCCTCGTGAACAGAATC gaGAAGCGTCgtgcagagagagcagagcagcagaggatcagggcagagagagagaaggagaggcagGCCAGACTTGCG gaggagaaggagcgtaaggagcaggaggagcagcgTAAGAAGCAGGATGAGGatgccaagaagaagaaggctCTGTCAAACATGACCCAGCAGTACAGTGCTGGACAAAAG AGTGACAACAGGAGAGGAGGTaagaaacagactgagagggagaagaagaagaagatccTGGCCGAGCGCAGGAAGCCACTCAATGTTGATCATCTGAACGAGGATAAGCTCAA ggagAAGGCCAACGAACTGTGGCAGTGGCTGATGGGGCTGGAGGCTGAGAAGTTTGATCTGAGTGAGAAACTCAAGAGACAGAAGTATGAT ATTAACCAACTTCTTGCCCGAGTCCAGGATCACCAGAA tgccaAGGGTCGTGGCAAGGGCAAGATGGGTGGCCGGCTGAGGTAA